The segment CCTTACCGATAGAAGAGTCACGACGTAGGTAAAGCTGACCCTCGGTGATGTAACCCGTATTATCTGGCACAGCGTGCGTGATGTCGCCTCCCGAGAGGGTCGTCACAGCGATGATCGTGATAGAGCCGCCGTCGGGGAACTGCACCGCCTTCTCATAGATCTTTGCCAAGTCGGAGTAGAGTGAGCCTGGCATGGAGTCCTTAGAGGGGATCTGGTCCATACGGTTCGAGACGATCGAGAGCGCATCGGCGTAGTTGGTCATGTCGGTCAGAAGGACCAGCACCTTCTCATGCTTCTGCACGGCAAAGTACTCAGCAGCCGACAGAGCCATATCGGGGATCAGCAGACGCTCCACAGAGGGGTCTTCGGTCGTATTGATAAAGCTCACGATACGATCCAGAGCTCCCGCATTGCTAAATGTCTTCTTATAGTAAAGGTAGTCATCGTTCGTCAGACCCATACCACCGAGGATGATCTTGTCGCTCTCGGCACGGAGAGCTACGAGTGCCATCACCTCGTTAAAGGGTTGGTCAGGGTCCGCAAAGAATGGGATCTTCTGTCCCGTCACGAGCGTGTTGTTGAGGTCGATACCAGCGATACCTGTGGCGATCAGCTCGGAGGGCTGGTCACGACGTACAGGATTGACCGAGGGACCACCGATCTCTACATCCTCGCCCTCTAGCTGTGGACCGCCATCGATAGGCTCCCCATAAGCGTTGAAGAAGCGTCCAGCCAATTGGTCGCTCACCTTGAGAGCTGGCGCCTCACCGAGGAAGATAACCTCAGCATTGGTTGGGATGCCCTCTGTGCCTGCGAAGACCTGTAGAGTCACCTCGTCATGATTGATTCTAACCACCTGAGCGAGCTTGCCATTGATTGTTGCTAGCTCGTCGTTACCCACCCCCGTAGCGTGGAGCATACAGGTAGCCTTGGTAATGTTGGTGATGCGTGTATATATCTTTTGAAAAGCTTGTGTAGCCATTGTGAGACGTTAGATACTAGAGGTTAGATATTAGAGGTGGCGTGCGTAGACTGCTGCTCAATCAGCTGCTCGTACTGCTGCTGGTACTTCTTGAAGTCTTCACTCTGAAACTCCGAGTAGTTCATCTGCTTGAGGTAGTTGATGAGCGTCTTGAAGAAAGTGCTCACCTCGTTGAAGTCCTCAAAGTTGAAGTCCGTATGACAGATCTTGATCACTCTGTCGAGCATATACTTCTGGCGCTCTAGAGGTGTGTTGCAGTCAATATCGTCAAAGGCATCCTGCTGTAGGATCACAAAGTCTATCAGCTCAGACTTCCAGAAGGTTACGTGGTACTCTACGGGTACGCCATCATCACCGAGGATGTTGATCTGCTCTGCGATTTCCTTGCCACGCTGCATGCGTGTCTTGATCTCGTTTACCTTGTCTAGCCAATCAGAGCCTAGGTCTGCTGTGATGTACTCCTTAAGCTCGGGGTACTCGATATACTTAGAGTAGCTGTCGATCGGGTTGACAGCGGGGTAACGCTTACTATCAGCGCGCTCCTGCTCTAGAGCGTAGAAGCATCGAGCCACCTTCTTCGTATTCTCCGTGACAGGCTCCTTAAGGTTACCACCTGCTGGAGAGACCGTACCGATGAAGGTTACAGAACCTGTCTCACCGTTGTTGAGATAGACGAAGCCGGCACGAGCGTAGAAGTTTGCCACGATAGCCGACAAGTCCATCGGGAATGCATCTGGTCCAGGCAGCTCCTCTAGACGGTTAGACATCTCACGCAGTGCCTGTGCCCAGCGAGAGGTCGAGTCAGCCATTAGGAGTACTTTGAGACCCATCGAGCGGTAGTACTCAGCGATGGTCATAGCGGTGTAGACCGAAGCCTCACGAGCAGCCACTGGCATGTTACTCGTGTTAGCGATGATGATCGTACGCTCCATCAGCTTGCGTCCCGTGTGTGGGTCTTCGAGCTCAGGGAACTCGGCAAAGATCTCCACCACCTCATTAGCACGCTCACCGCAGGCTGCCATAATGACGATATCAGCCTCCGCCTGCTTAGAGATAGCGTGCTGGAGGACCGTCTTGCCCGTACCAAAAGGACCAGGGATAAAGCCCGTACCGCCCTCTACGATTGGGTTCAGCGTGTCAATGGTTCGTACGCCCGTCTCTAGAAGCTTGAAGGGACGAGGCTTCTCACTGTAGACCTGGATAGGCACCTTGACCGGCCAACGCTGGATCATCGTGATATCATGCTTCTTGCCCTCAGCATCAACGATGACAGCGATCGTCTCCTCGATAGTATATTGACCCGCAGGCTTGACGCTCTCGACCGTGTAGCTCCCCTCCATAACGAAGGGTACCATAATGCGGTGTGGCTGGTGATTCTCGTCCACCTGACCCAGCCACGACCCAGCCTGTACCGTGTCGCCTGCCTTAGCAATAGGCGTAAAGTCCCACTTCCTAGTCGTGTCTAGTGGGTGGGTGTAGTCACCTCGCTTGAGGAAGACGCCATCCATCTTATCTAGGTCGTGCTGTAGACCATCATAGTTCTTGGAGAGCATACCTGGTCCCAGTGTCACCTCAAGCATGTGCCCAGTGAAAGAGACCTTGTCGCCCACCTTCATACCACGAGTACTCTCGAAGACCTGTACATATACGCTTGCACCGATCACCTTGATCACCTCGCTCATCAGCTCCACCCCGCGTACGGTGATGTAGCATATTTCATTTTGCGATACGGGACCATCGACCTCTACCGTGACGAGGTTAGAGACGATTCCTTTTACCACACCGTTTGTCATTGTATCTATTATTTCTTTTGTTTGCGTTTGAACTCCTCTAGCGAGGTGGTGCTCTCATGCTTGAGCTGAGAGACTATCTGACGGAAGACTTGCTCGCCCGTCTCTTCGTTGAGTGATACCCAGCGCTCTAGGATCTCTAGCTCTAAGTAGTAGGCTAGGAGATACTCTATGTCAAAGGGCTTGAAGAAGGTCTGCTCCTCGAGCCAATCCCAGCGAAGCCGGTCTATCAGTTGTTCGCGACGAGCAATGTCCTCCTCGCGACTGATATTGACCAA is part of the Porphyromonas asaccharolytica DSM 20707 genome and harbors:
- a CDS encoding V-type ATP synthase subunit B, whose protein sequence is MATQAFQKIYTRITNITKATCMLHATGVGNDELATINGKLAQVVRINHDEVTLQVFAGTEGIPTNAEVIFLGEAPALKVSDQLAGRFFNAYGEPIDGGPQLEGEDVEIGGPSVNPVRRDQPSELIATGIAGIDLNNTLVTGQKIPFFADPDQPFNEVMALVALRAESDKIILGGMGLTNDDYLYYKKTFSNAGALDRIVSFINTTEDPSVERLLIPDMALSAAEYFAVQKHEKVLVLLTDMTNYADALSIVSNRMDQIPSKDSMPGSLYSDLAKIYEKAVQFPDGGSITIIAVTTLSGGDITHAVPDNTGYITEGQLYLRRDSSIGKVIVDPFRSLSRLKQLVIGKKTREDHPQVMNAGVRLYADAANAQTKLENGFDLTDYDQRTLDFAKDYANDLLAIDVNLNTTEMLDHAWSLFAKYFTPAEVSIRQSLVDKYWPADSKVDKA
- a CDS encoding V-type ATP synthase subunit A, producing the protein MTNGVVKGIVSNLVTVEVDGPVSQNEICYITVRGVELMSEVIKVIGASVYVQVFESTRGMKVGDKVSFTGHMLEVTLGPGMLSKNYDGLQHDLDKMDGVFLKRGDYTHPLDTTRKWDFTPIAKAGDTVQAGSWLGQVDENHQPHRIMVPFVMEGSYTVESVKPAGQYTIEETIAVIVDAEGKKHDITMIQRWPVKVPIQVYSEKPRPFKLLETGVRTIDTLNPIVEGGTGFIPGPFGTGKTVLQHAISKQAEADIVIMAACGERANEVVEIFAEFPELEDPHTGRKLMERTIIIANTSNMPVAAREASVYTAMTIAEYYRSMGLKVLLMADSTSRWAQALREMSNRLEELPGPDAFPMDLSAIVANFYARAGFVYLNNGETGSVTFIGTVSPAGGNLKEPVTENTKKVARCFYALEQERADSKRYPAVNPIDSYSKYIEYPELKEYITADLGSDWLDKVNEIKTRMQRGKEIAEQINILGDDGVPVEYHVTFWKSELIDFVILQQDAFDDIDCNTPLERQKYMLDRVIKICHTDFNFEDFNEVSTFFKTLINYLKQMNYSEFQSEDFKKYQQQYEQLIEQQSTHATSNI